The following proteins are encoded in a genomic region of Columba livia isolate bColLiv1 breed racing homer chromosome 17, bColLiv1.pat.W.v2, whole genome shotgun sequence:
- the KCTD10 gene encoding BTB/POZ domain-containing adapter for CUL3-mediated RhoA degradation protein 3 isoform X4 — protein sequence MEEMSGESVVSSAVPAAATRTTSFKGTSPSSKYVKLNIGGALYYTTMQTLTKQDTMLKAMFSGRMEVLTDSEGWILIDRCGKHFGTILNYLRDGAVPLPESRREIEELLAEAKYYLVQGLVDECQAALQQNKDAYEPFCKVPVITSSKEEQKLIATSNKPAVKLLYNRSNNKYSYTSNSDDNMLKNIELFDKLSLRFNGRVLFIKDVIGDEICCWSFYGQGRKIAEVCCTSIVYATEKKQTKVEFPEARIYEETLNILLYESQDGRGPDNALLEATGGAAGRSHHLEEDEERERIERVRRIHIKRPDDRAHLHQ from the exons ATG GAAGAGATGTCAGGAGAAAGCGTGGTGAGCTCAGCAGTGCCGGCGGCTGCCACTCGCACCACCTCCTTCAAAGGGACGAGTCCCAGCTCCAAGTACGTCAAGCTGAACATCGGCGGAGCGCTCTACTACACCACCATGCAGACCCTGACCAAGCAGGACACCATGCTCAAGGCCATGTTCAGCGGGAGGATGGAAGTCCTGACAGACAGCGAAG GCTGGATCCTGATTGACCGCTGTGGAAAACATTTTGGGACAATACTGAACTACCTGCGCGATGGGGCTGTGCCGCTCCCCGAGAGCCGCAGGGAGATAGAAGAGTTGTTGGCTGAAGCAAAGTACTACCTGGTGCAGGGGCTGGTGGATGAGTGCCAGGCAGCCTTGCAG CAGAACAAAGATGCATATGAACCGTTCTGCAAGGTACCAGTCATCACATCttccaaagaagagcaaaagcTTATAGCCACTTCTAACAAG CCAGCGGTGAAGTTGCTCTATAACAGAAGCAACAACAAATATTCCTACACCAG CAATTCTGACGACAACATGCTGAAGAACATCGAGCTGTTTGATAAGCTGTCCTTGAGGTTTAACGGGAGAGTGCTGTTTATAAAAGATGTGATTGGAGACGAGATCTGCTGCTGGTCCTTTTACGGGCAGGGGCGGAAGATTGCCGAAGTCTGTTGCACTTCCATTGTTTATGCTACTGAGAAAAAACAGACCAAG GTGGAGTTCCCAGAGGCCCGCATATACGAGGAGACGCTGAACATTCTGCTGTACGAGTCCCAGGACGGGAGGGGACCCGACAACGCGCTCTTGGAAGCCACAGGAGGGGCAGCCGGCCGGTCCCACCACCTAGAAGAAGATGAGGAGCGAGAGCGTATCGAACGCGTGCGGAGGATTCACATCAAACGTCCGGATGACAGGGCCCATCTCCATCAGTGA
- the KCTD10 gene encoding BTB/POZ domain-containing adapter for CUL3-mediated RhoA degradation protein 3 isoform X2 yields MLGFAVRRCGSAGRRAGGLCAFPLYSHKCFKEKKYPANVDNLHFNTQESSAQAPCVGNCPVTCQIIHEEEMSGESVVSSAVPAAATRTTSFKGTSPSSKYVKLNIGGALYYTTMQTLTKQDTMLKAMFSGRMEVLTDSEGWILIDRCGKHFGTILNYLRDGAVPLPESRREIEELLAEAKYYLVQGLVDECQAALQNKDAYEPFCKVPVITSSKEEQKLIATSNKPAVKLLYNRSNNKYSYTSNSDDNMLKNIELFDKLSLRFNGRVLFIKDVIGDEICCWSFYGQGRKIAEVCCTSIVYATEKKQTKVEFPEARIYEETLNILLYESQDGRGPDNALLEATGGAAGRSHHLEEDEERERIERVRRIHIKRPDDRAHLHQ; encoded by the exons ATGTTGGGTTTTGCTGTGCGGAGATGTGGGAGCGCAGGGAGGAGAGCGGGAGGCTTGTGTGCGTTCCCTCTGTACAGCCACAAgtgcttcaaagaaaaaaagtatccAGCAAATGTGGATAATCTGCATTTTAACACACAGGAATCATCTGCTCAGGCTCCGTGTGTTGGGAATTGCCCAGTTACATGCCAGATTATTCATGAA GAAGAGATGTCAGGAGAAAGCGTGGTGAGCTCAGCAGTGCCGGCGGCTGCCACTCGCACCACCTCCTTCAAAGGGACGAGTCCCAGCTCCAAGTACGTCAAGCTGAACATCGGCGGAGCGCTCTACTACACCACCATGCAGACCCTGACCAAGCAGGACACCATGCTCAAGGCCATGTTCAGCGGGAGGATGGAAGTCCTGACAGACAGCGAAG GCTGGATCCTGATTGACCGCTGTGGAAAACATTTTGGGACAATACTGAACTACCTGCGCGATGGGGCTGTGCCGCTCCCCGAGAGCCGCAGGGAGATAGAAGAGTTGTTGGCTGAAGCAAAGTACTACCTGGTGCAGGGGCTGGTGGATGAGTGCCAGGCAGCCTTGCAG AACAAAGATGCATATGAACCGTTCTGCAAGGTACCAGTCATCACATCttccaaagaagagcaaaagcTTATAGCCACTTCTAACAAG CCAGCGGTGAAGTTGCTCTATAACAGAAGCAACAACAAATATTCCTACACCAG CAATTCTGACGACAACATGCTGAAGAACATCGAGCTGTTTGATAAGCTGTCCTTGAGGTTTAACGGGAGAGTGCTGTTTATAAAAGATGTGATTGGAGACGAGATCTGCTGCTGGTCCTTTTACGGGCAGGGGCGGAAGATTGCCGAAGTCTGTTGCACTTCCATTGTTTATGCTACTGAGAAAAAACAGACCAAG GTGGAGTTCCCAGAGGCCCGCATATACGAGGAGACGCTGAACATTCTGCTGTACGAGTCCCAGGACGGGAGGGGACCCGACAACGCGCTCTTGGAAGCCACAGGAGGGGCAGCCGGCCGGTCCCACCACCTAGAAGAAGATGAGGAGCGAGAGCGTATCGAACGCGTGCGGAGGATTCACATCAAACGTCCGGATGACAGGGCCCATCTCCATCAGTGA
- the KCTD10 gene encoding BTB/POZ domain-containing adapter for CUL3-mediated RhoA degradation protein 3 isoform X3, whose translation MEEMSGESVVSSAVPAAATRTTSFKGTSPSSKYVKLNIGGALYYTTMQTLTKQDTMLKAMFSGRMEVLTDSEGWILIDRCGKHFGTILNYLRDGAVPLPESRREIEELLAEAKYYLVQGLVDECQAALQNKDAYEPFCKVPVITSSKEEQKLIATSNKPAVKLLYNRSNNKYSYTSNSDDNMLKNIELFDKLSLRFNGRVLFIKDVIGDEICCWSFYGQGRKIAEVCCTSIVYATEKKQTKVEFPEARIYEETLNILLYESQDGRGPDNALLEATGGAAGRSHHLEEDEERERIERVRRIHIKRPDDRAHLHQ comes from the exons ATG GAAGAGATGTCAGGAGAAAGCGTGGTGAGCTCAGCAGTGCCGGCGGCTGCCACTCGCACCACCTCCTTCAAAGGGACGAGTCCCAGCTCCAAGTACGTCAAGCTGAACATCGGCGGAGCGCTCTACTACACCACCATGCAGACCCTGACCAAGCAGGACACCATGCTCAAGGCCATGTTCAGCGGGAGGATGGAAGTCCTGACAGACAGCGAAG GCTGGATCCTGATTGACCGCTGTGGAAAACATTTTGGGACAATACTGAACTACCTGCGCGATGGGGCTGTGCCGCTCCCCGAGAGCCGCAGGGAGATAGAAGAGTTGTTGGCTGAAGCAAAGTACTACCTGGTGCAGGGGCTGGTGGATGAGTGCCAGGCAGCCTTGCAG AACAAAGATGCATATGAACCGTTCTGCAAGGTACCAGTCATCACATCttccaaagaagagcaaaagcTTATAGCCACTTCTAACAAG CCAGCGGTGAAGTTGCTCTATAACAGAAGCAACAACAAATATTCCTACACCAG CAATTCTGACGACAACATGCTGAAGAACATCGAGCTGTTTGATAAGCTGTCCTTGAGGTTTAACGGGAGAGTGCTGTTTATAAAAGATGTGATTGGAGACGAGATCTGCTGCTGGTCCTTTTACGGGCAGGGGCGGAAGATTGCCGAAGTCTGTTGCACTTCCATTGTTTATGCTACTGAGAAAAAACAGACCAAG GTGGAGTTCCCAGAGGCCCGCATATACGAGGAGACGCTGAACATTCTGCTGTACGAGTCCCAGGACGGGAGGGGACCCGACAACGCGCTCTTGGAAGCCACAGGAGGGGCAGCCGGCCGGTCCCACCACCTAGAAGAAGATGAGGAGCGAGAGCGTATCGAACGCGTGCGGAGGATTCACATCAAACGTCCGGATGACAGGGCCCATCTCCATCAGTGA
- the KCTD10 gene encoding BTB/POZ domain-containing adapter for CUL3-mediated RhoA degradation protein 3 isoform X1: MLGFAVRRCGSAGRRAGGLCAFPLYSHKCFKEKKYPANVDNLHFNTQESSAQAPCVGNCPVTCQIIHEEEMSGESVVSSAVPAAATRTTSFKGTSPSSKYVKLNIGGALYYTTMQTLTKQDTMLKAMFSGRMEVLTDSEGWILIDRCGKHFGTILNYLRDGAVPLPESRREIEELLAEAKYYLVQGLVDECQAALQQNKDAYEPFCKVPVITSSKEEQKLIATSNKPAVKLLYNRSNNKYSYTSNSDDNMLKNIELFDKLSLRFNGRVLFIKDVIGDEICCWSFYGQGRKIAEVCCTSIVYATEKKQTKVEFPEARIYEETLNILLYESQDGRGPDNALLEATGGAAGRSHHLEEDEERERIERVRRIHIKRPDDRAHLHQ; encoded by the exons ATGTTGGGTTTTGCTGTGCGGAGATGTGGGAGCGCAGGGAGGAGAGCGGGAGGCTTGTGTGCGTTCCCTCTGTACAGCCACAAgtgcttcaaagaaaaaaagtatccAGCAAATGTGGATAATCTGCATTTTAACACACAGGAATCATCTGCTCAGGCTCCGTGTGTTGGGAATTGCCCAGTTACATGCCAGATTATTCATGAA GAAGAGATGTCAGGAGAAAGCGTGGTGAGCTCAGCAGTGCCGGCGGCTGCCACTCGCACCACCTCCTTCAAAGGGACGAGTCCCAGCTCCAAGTACGTCAAGCTGAACATCGGCGGAGCGCTCTACTACACCACCATGCAGACCCTGACCAAGCAGGACACCATGCTCAAGGCCATGTTCAGCGGGAGGATGGAAGTCCTGACAGACAGCGAAG GCTGGATCCTGATTGACCGCTGTGGAAAACATTTTGGGACAATACTGAACTACCTGCGCGATGGGGCTGTGCCGCTCCCCGAGAGCCGCAGGGAGATAGAAGAGTTGTTGGCTGAAGCAAAGTACTACCTGGTGCAGGGGCTGGTGGATGAGTGCCAGGCAGCCTTGCAG CAGAACAAAGATGCATATGAACCGTTCTGCAAGGTACCAGTCATCACATCttccaaagaagagcaaaagcTTATAGCCACTTCTAACAAG CCAGCGGTGAAGTTGCTCTATAACAGAAGCAACAACAAATATTCCTACACCAG CAATTCTGACGACAACATGCTGAAGAACATCGAGCTGTTTGATAAGCTGTCCTTGAGGTTTAACGGGAGAGTGCTGTTTATAAAAGATGTGATTGGAGACGAGATCTGCTGCTGGTCCTTTTACGGGCAGGGGCGGAAGATTGCCGAAGTCTGTTGCACTTCCATTGTTTATGCTACTGAGAAAAAACAGACCAAG GTGGAGTTCCCAGAGGCCCGCATATACGAGGAGACGCTGAACATTCTGCTGTACGAGTCCCAGGACGGGAGGGGACCCGACAACGCGCTCTTGGAAGCCACAGGAGGGGCAGCCGGCCGGTCCCACCACCTAGAAGAAGATGAGGAGCGAGAGCGTATCGAACGCGTGCGGAGGATTCACATCAAACGTCCGGATGACAGGGCCCATCTCCATCAGTGA